A stretch of the Flavobacterium sp. 5 genome encodes the following:
- a CDS encoding SPOR domain-containing protein, whose product MKIELYISQLLYRYQCVTVPGFGAFLAEIQSAQLLENSHSFFPPKKMISFNSHIKNNDGLLANHIAQAEKTSYDYAVSAIEYEILSWKKALQENRTFSIKNIGVLSLNTENNILFTPNEQTNYNAKSFGLTSFVSPAVKREVEFAKPEVVVEYQKTVALVDEEKPIFNFIPETAEARKTNPYLKYAAIFIIGLAATGSIGYPLYQNQIASETILVETAVQKKVENKIQAATFFIQTPIPAVTLTLKSDKKEAVKLPYHIMAGAFRSEANAQKRYNQLVAKGFDARVLGINKNGLYPVLYGSYTTFAEAEKEKNKITETDNPEAWILIQSL is encoded by the coding sequence ATGAAAATAGAACTTTACATCTCGCAACTTTTATACCGTTATCAATGTGTAACCGTTCCTGGTTTTGGAGCTTTCTTGGCTGAAATTCAATCGGCTCAACTGCTTGAAAACTCTCATTCTTTTTTTCCGCCAAAAAAGATGATTTCCTTTAATTCGCATATAAAAAACAATGATGGATTGTTGGCTAATCATATTGCTCAAGCCGAAAAAACTTCTTATGATTATGCTGTAAGCGCAATCGAATATGAAATATTGAGTTGGAAAAAAGCATTGCAGGAAAACCGTACTTTTTCAATAAAAAACATTGGTGTTCTTAGTTTGAATACAGAAAACAATATCCTTTTCACACCAAACGAGCAAACCAATTACAATGCAAAATCTTTTGGGTTAACTTCATTTGTTTCACCAGCAGTGAAAAGAGAAGTAGAATTTGCAAAACCTGAAGTAGTAGTAGAATATCAAAAAACAGTAGCTCTAGTTGATGAAGAAAAACCTATTTTCAATTTCATCCCTGAAACTGCTGAAGCTAGAAAAACAAATCCGTATCTAAAATATGCCGCTATTTTCATCATAGGATTGGCTGCTACTGGATCTATAGGATATCCTTTATACCAAAATCAAATTGCTTCTGAAACTATTTTGGTAGAAACTGCGGTACAGAAAAAAGTGGAAAATAAAATACAAGCAGCTACTTTCTTTATCCAAACTCCAATACCAGCTGTTACTCTTACATTAAAATCTGACAAGAAAGAAGCAGTAAAATTGCCGTATCACATTATGGCTGGAGCTTTTAGAAGTGAAGCAAATGCTCAAAAAAGATACAATCAATTAGTAGCTAAAGGTTTTGATGCAAGAGTTTTGGGTATCAACAAAAATGGTCTTTATCCTGTATTGTATGGAAGCTATACTACTTTTGCGGAAGCAGAAAAAGAAAAAAATAAAATTACCGAAACAGATAATCCTGAAGCTTGGATTTTGATTCAATCTTTGTAG
- a CDS encoding DcaP family trimeric outer membrane transporter, translating into MKKITSSIFILILLSYQLKAQTDAPRKSMEINGFVMMDSGYDFGKMDPEWFDTMRPTKILDSEGNEFQNQGNVFFGVRQSTLSLKNYFDTSLGTVKTVFEFDLFGSGKDVGTAAFHLRHAYIQFGKFIIGQTNSVFADMEVYPNLIEFMGPNGAVFTRNIQIRYTPISTNTQTLAIALERPGATGDKGEYGEGFVYASVLDDVAFRFAVPDLSAEYRYTGSWGYLELAGIVRSIRWEDNNTDIYDIHGSATGWGLTLSTKLQMSKNIIFRGAFTTGAGIQNYMNDADADVGTKRQYNNSLTPITGEAIPLVALASYFDINWNRKLSSAVGYSIMDNTTTNAQLSTAYKTGQYASINLLYSPVENLVLGPELQWGKRQNNDFAGDPVFNLPAAKGNSGEDIKIQFSARYSFNNTFYKKN; encoded by the coding sequence ATGAAAAAAATTACTTCCTCCATCTTTATACTGATTTTATTGTCCTACCAGCTAAAAGCTCAAACTGATGCCCCAAGAAAATCAATGGAAATCAATGGCTTTGTTATGATGGATAGTGGTTATGATTTTGGGAAAATGGATCCGGAGTGGTTCGACACGATGAGACCTACAAAAATTCTGGATAGTGAGGGTAATGAATTTCAAAACCAAGGTAATGTCTTCTTCGGAGTTAGACAAAGCACTTTAAGTTTAAAGAATTATTTCGATACATCGCTAGGTACTGTAAAAACGGTATTCGAATTTGACTTGTTTGGCTCAGGTAAAGATGTTGGGACTGCTGCTTTTCACTTGCGGCATGCCTATATCCAATTTGGAAAATTTATAATTGGACAAACTAATAGTGTATTTGCAGACATGGAAGTATATCCAAATTTAATAGAATTTATGGGGCCTAATGGTGCTGTTTTTACACGAAATATACAAATTCGTTATACCCCCATCTCAACAAATACACAAACATTAGCAATAGCACTAGAACGTCCAGGTGCCACTGGAGATAAAGGAGAATATGGAGAAGGATTTGTTTATGCATCAGTCCTTGACGATGTTGCATTCAGATTTGCAGTACCTGACCTTAGTGCCGAATATCGGTATACTGGTTCTTGGGGTTATTTAGAATTGGCAGGTATTGTACGAAGCATACGATGGGAAGATAACAATACCGATATTTATGACATTCACGGTAGCGCTACAGGATGGGGACTTACGTTAAGCACCAAACTACAAATGAGCAAGAATATCATTTTTAGAGGAGCATTCACAACAGGTGCCGGAATACAAAATTATATGAACGATGCTGATGCTGATGTTGGAACAAAAAGGCAATATAACAATTCTTTAACGCCTATTACAGGGGAAGCCATACCACTTGTTGCGTTAGCTTCTTATTTTGATATAAATTGGAATCGTAAATTAAGCAGTGCTGTAGGTTATTCAATTATGGATAATACAACAACCAATGCGCAATTATCGACTGCTTATAAAACGGGACAATATGCGAGTATCAATTTATTATATTCACCTGTAGAAAATTTAGTCTTAGGCCCAGAATTACAATGGGGAAAACGACAAAACAATGACTTTGCAGGAGATCCAGTTTTCAATTTACCTGCCGCCAAAGGAAATAGTGGAGAAGATATTAAAATACAATTTTCTGCACGATACAGTTTTAATAATACCTTTTACAAAAAAAATTAA
- a CDS encoding TetR/AcrR family transcriptional regulator, which produces MNKNEVIIATALNMFVENGFHGTATSKIAQQAGVANGTLFNYFATKEILIVSIYNDVVKKLDDFIIQSLESSSVSKESFRSLFVASLQWNLENKLEFQFLQLFNNSPYSRVAITKVTSEEEHPLYVLIKNGIDLVILKPIPVALVFSLFNAQINGLYHYLISNNINKDQSALWIEETFELLWKMIVD; this is translated from the coding sequence ATGAATAAAAATGAAGTTATTATAGCAACAGCACTTAACATGTTTGTTGAAAACGGGTTTCATGGAACAGCAACCAGTAAAATTGCACAACAAGCGGGTGTAGCAAACGGGACGTTGTTTAATTACTTTGCAACCAAGGAGATACTCATTGTTAGTATTTACAATGATGTTGTAAAGAAATTGGATGATTTTATTATTCAAAGTTTAGAATCGAGTTCAGTTTCAAAGGAGTCTTTTCGTTCCCTGTTTGTTGCATCTTTACAATGGAATTTAGAGAACAAACTTGAATTTCAATTTTTGCAGTTATTTAATAATTCTCCATATTCCAGAGTTGCTATCACAAAGGTCACGAGTGAAGAAGAACATCCTCTTTATGTTTTAATAAAAAATGGTATTGATTTGGTAATTTTAAAGCCTATCCCTGTCGCTTTAGTTTTTTCTCTTTTCAATGCTCAAATAAATGGTTTGTATCATTATCTTATTTCAAACAATATTAATAAAGATCAATCTGCTCTGTGGATAGAAGAAACTTTTGAGCTACTTTGGAAAATGATTGTAGATTAA
- a CDS encoding polysaccharide deacetylase family protein: MSSRRDFIKQGSIVGLAGMVNPFEIVNTFPVAKVEPLGTKWSDGSRLVVSISMQFEAGGQPVNAESPFPQNMQKGFVDLPGATWFEYGYKEGIPRMLDNWDKLGIKVTSHMVGSAVLNNPNLAKEIVQRGHEAAAHGMNWSSQYTMPYEEEKKFIKDGVEAIKQTTGFQAIGYNANWLRRGENTLKIVQELGFKYHIDDLSRDEPFIIKVNHSDFVVVPYTLRCNDIVLIEGKNFSVDQFFNQVKAEFDQLYLESASKRRQMSISFHDRIGGTPQMVKATSDLILYMQKHKGVSFKRKDEIATLALADTSTIREF; this comes from the coding sequence ATGAGTTCAAGACGTGATTTTATAAAACAGGGAAGTATAGTTGGTTTAGCAGGAATGGTTAATCCATTTGAAATAGTGAATACTTTTCCTGTAGCGAAAGTTGAGCCTTTAGGTACAAAATGGTCAGATGGTTCTAGGCTAGTAGTTTCTATCTCAATGCAATTTGAAGCAGGTGGTCAACCTGTTAATGCCGAAAGTCCATTTCCTCAAAATATGCAGAAAGGGTTTGTTGATTTACCTGGTGCAACATGGTTTGAGTATGGCTATAAAGAAGGAATTCCTCGAATGTTAGACAACTGGGATAAATTGGGTATAAAAGTAACTTCACATATGGTTGGATCGGCAGTTTTAAACAACCCAAATTTGGCTAAGGAAATTGTACAGCGTGGTCATGAAGCCGCTGCTCATGGAATGAACTGGAGTTCTCAATATACCATGCCCTATGAAGAGGAGAAGAAATTTATAAAAGATGGGGTAGAGGCTATAAAGCAAACAACTGGATTTCAAGCCATAGGTTATAACGCAAATTGGCTGAGACGTGGTGAAAATACTTTGAAAATAGTACAAGAACTCGGTTTTAAATACCACATAGATGATTTGAGTAGGGATGAACCTTTTATTATCAAAGTGAATCATTCAGATTTTGTTGTTGTTCCTTATACTTTGCGCTGTAATGACATTGTATTGATAGAAGGGAAGAATTTTTCTGTTGATCAATTCTTTAATCAGGTTAAGGCGGAGTTTGATCAGCTTTATTTAGAAAGTGCTTCTAAAAGAAGACAAATGTCTATCAGTTTTCATGACCGTATTGGAGGAACTCCGCAAATGGTAAAAGCTACTTCAGATTTGATATTGTACATGCAAAAACATAAAGGAGTTTCATTCAAACGAAAAGACGAAATTGCAACACTTGCTTTAGCTGATACTTCGACAATAAGGGAGTTTTAA
- a CDS encoding DoxX family protein gives MNTTVYFLLRLAIGASMFGHGLVRIPKLQVFSSWMVGSFEKSLLPKFLVIPFSYSLPIAELIIGLLLSFGLFTKPTLVAAGIVMVILVFGTALIENWEAIPSQLIHAAFFALLLQFIVSNTISLDSLIK, from the coding sequence ATGAATACAACCGTTTATTTCTTGTTAAGACTTGCTATAGGTGCAAGTATGTTTGGTCACGGACTGGTTAGAATACCCAAATTGCAAGTTTTCAGTTCTTGGATGGTGGGTAGTTTTGAAAAATCACTCTTGCCAAAATTTTTGGTGATTCCTTTCAGTTACAGTTTGCCGATAGCCGAATTGATCATTGGGCTATTACTTAGCTTTGGATTATTTACAAAACCTACCTTAGTGGCTGCTGGAATTGTGATGGTTATTCTCGTTTTTGGAACTGCTTTGATTGAAAACTGGGAGGCAATACCTTCTCAACTGATACATGCTGCATTTTTTGCGCTTTTGCTGCAGTTTATAGTTTCAAACACCATTTCTTTAGATAGTTTAATAAAATAA
- a CDS encoding AraC family transcriptional regulator — protein sequence MEIRNLYQPFELELLKINNYENREHKNTFFEMVFVLEGEGIQMINNHKLPYASNKLFLIFPQDIHGFEVSSTTSFFFLRFNDSYLKTQPKEWIQKLELIFNNHNHLPGCILKNVSDKALIRALVEGLIRENSNQQFQQQEVIKQLINTIIIIASRNILLIPPTVSDKSKTDYSVQLLSYIHQNIYDPNQLKSERIAKQFNVSPSYISEFFKNHIGQSLQDYITSYKIKLIETKLRYTDMQINEIVYELGFSDSSHLNRLFKKYKGISPSEFKKNIEK from the coding sequence ATGGAAATTAGAAATCTATACCAGCCTTTTGAACTGGAGTTGTTAAAGATTAACAACTACGAGAACCGGGAACACAAAAACACTTTTTTTGAAATGGTTTTTGTCTTAGAAGGCGAAGGCATTCAAATGATTAACAATCATAAATTACCATACGCCAGTAACAAACTGTTTTTGATCTTTCCGCAAGATATACATGGGTTTGAAGTTTCGTCAACTACTAGTTTTTTCTTTCTTCGCTTTAATGACAGTTACCTGAAAACACAGCCAAAAGAATGGATTCAGAAATTAGAATTGATTTTTAACAACCACAATCATTTGCCTGGATGTATTTTAAAAAATGTATCTGATAAAGCGCTGATCAGAGCTCTGGTAGAAGGGCTAATTCGTGAAAACAGTAATCAACAGTTTCAACAACAAGAAGTGATAAAACAATTGATTAATACAATCATTATTATAGCTTCCCGAAATATTTTACTAATACCACCAACGGTTTCTGATAAATCCAAAACTGACTATTCCGTTCAATTATTGAGTTATATACATCAAAACATTTATGATCCAAATCAACTAAAATCAGAACGCATTGCTAAACAATTCAATGTTTCACCGTCTTATATCAGTGAGTTTTTCAAGAATCACATTGGACAAAGTTTACAAGATTACATTACCAGCTATAAAATAAAGCTGATTGAAACTAAGCTCCGCTACACCGATATGCAAATCAATGAAATTGTGTATGAACTTGGCTTTAGCGATTCCAGTCATTTAAACCGTTTGTTTAAAAAATATAAAGGAATAAGTCCAAGTGAATTTAAAAAAAACATTGAAAAATAA
- a CDS encoding YqaE/Pmp3 family membrane protein: MTLIAILFPFVSFFLRGKILTSILCLILQITLIGWIPAAIWAVISLQNARADKRNQKLIKVLKSK; this comes from the coding sequence ATGACATTAATTGCAATTTTATTTCCGTTTGTATCCTTCTTTTTAAGAGGCAAAATACTCACCTCTATCCTTTGTTTAATCTTGCAAATAACTTTAATTGGTTGGATACCCGCAGCAATTTGGGCAGTCATTTCTTTGCAAAATGCAAGAGCTGATAAACGCAACCAAAAACTAATTAAAGTTTTAAAATCTAAATAA
- a CDS encoding isocitrate lyase/phosphoenolpyruvate mutase family protein, with the protein MVSNIQKEKAEKFLKFHQEKEILVLLNSWDISSSKIVEASGYKAIATTSMGIAASLGYPDCQIIQLSEMMQSITGIVNNVQAPVTVDIEAGYGNNLNEIIDSVKMIIETGIVGINIEDSINLSPNLIDELEFCERISAIRALSDSMGFHLVINARTDSFCTSTASPEEKLAEAIKRGNKYKEAGADCIFVQPVWERDTIATLVKEINAPINILANPGIGAGILPPSVSELQDLGVARLSLGSGVMKATLALIKKVADELADKGTYNILLDTLTPLPEAALAYKMATGLNK; encoded by the coding sequence ATGGTTTCAAATATCCAAAAAGAGAAAGCAGAAAAGTTTCTTAAATTTCATCAGGAAAAAGAGATTCTAGTTTTGCTAAATTCATGGGACATTTCAAGTTCCAAAATAGTAGAGGCTAGTGGCTACAAAGCAATCGCTACAACAAGCATGGGTATTGCTGCCTCTTTAGGATATCCTGATTGTCAGATAATTCAATTATCAGAAATGATGCAATCAATAACAGGAATTGTAAATAACGTACAAGCCCCGGTAACTGTTGATATTGAAGCCGGATATGGAAATAACTTAAACGAAATTATTGACTCGGTTAAGATGATAATTGAAACAGGCATCGTTGGAATAAATATTGAAGACAGCATTAATCTGAGTCCAAATTTAATTGATGAGCTTGAATTTTGTGAAAGGATATCGGCAATCCGAGCATTATCTGATTCAATGGGATTTCATTTAGTAATTAATGCAAGAACGGATTCATTTTGTACTTCGACAGCATCTCCAGAAGAAAAATTAGCTGAAGCAATAAAAAGAGGTAATAAGTACAAAGAAGCAGGTGCCGACTGCATATTTGTGCAGCCAGTATGGGAAAGAGACACAATTGCTACATTGGTTAAGGAAATTAACGCGCCAATAAATATTCTTGCAAACCCAGGAATTGGAGCTGGAATACTTCCTCCATCTGTAAGTGAGCTGCAGGATTTGGGTGTTGCTCGTTTAAGCCTTGGTTCTGGTGTAATGAAAGCTACTTTGGCTTTAATCAAAAAAGTTGCCGATGAATTAGCAGACAAGGGGACTTATAACATTTTATTAGATACATTAACACCACTTCCCGAAGCTGCATTGGCTTATAAAATGGCAACAGGTTTGAATAAATAG
- a CDS encoding superinfection immunity protein, which produces MGRLGISELFLLLIVISIYFLPTIIGRKKQNFNAILLLNLFLGWTFIGWILSLIWAVSKEKEVIVINSNNSTADELQKLKQLLDDGALSKDEFETEKKVLLRK; this is translated from the coding sequence ATGGGTCGCTTAGGAATTTCAGAACTTTTTTTGCTCTTAATAGTAATATCAATTTATTTTTTGCCAACCATAATTGGTAGAAAAAAACAAAATTTCAATGCAATTCTTCTCCTGAATTTATTTTTAGGCTGGACTTTTATTGGCTGGATTTTATCTCTAATATGGGCGGTTTCAAAAGAAAAAGAGGTAATAGTAATTAATTCAAATAATAGTACTGCTGACGAATTGCAAAAATTAAAACAATTATTAGATGACGGTGCATTATCTAAAGATGAATTCGAAACAGAAAAAAAGGTGCTATTAAGAAAATAA
- a CDS encoding helix-turn-helix domain-containing protein, producing MQSISEAASYALRFINQTQQSVFLTGKAGTGKTTLLKEIIATTHKNTVVVAPTGIAALNAGGVTIHSMFQLPFGGFIPDNSAPQFSDTTKFETKATLRRHFKMSGQKRAVIQNMQLLIIDEVSMLRADLLDAMDFMMQSVRKNQRPFGGVQVLFIGDLLQLPPIIRDEEWRTLRTYYKGKFFFHAHVMQQYPPLYIELSKIYRQTDDRFISVLNNLRNNEITPTDIQMLNEFVQPNFDLKANKGYITLTTHNAKADVMNTQSLEDLEGKQTTFLPVITGDFPEKIYPIDPNLQLKVGAQVMFVKNDLSQEKNYFNGKMGVVKNMTSKEIWVHFPDEDKTIEVDKYEWQNIRYTVNELTKEIEEEILGTFVHYPIKLAWAITVHKSQGLTFDKAALDVSQVFLPGQAYVALSRLRSLNGLILLSPLRMNGISNDQDVMDYAENKASEETLANALKRETKNFILNYLKNSFDWNILAQEWRNHQFSYNEDAENSAKSKHAIWAKNQAGVIWELLDPSSKFLVQLDKLFHSEQMEFNHISDRINAAFNYFMAPMDQLVYEILWKIEEVKRLKKAKAFYDELVILDDLQTKAVLQLMKAKLMVATLVNGEAISKEKLTSPEIKQYKTIKMERVFEDFKKLNITLIEDEKDAERYAPKKTGTKEPKKSTVDLTYELWLEKKTIQEIAIIRKYNQETIMTHLTKLIQSRTITIDQVLPEEKVLALTEAFKGYKEESVSGLKEQYGDTFSWEELRMFKASWNLN from the coding sequence ATGCAATCCATATCCGAAGCAGCAAGTTATGCACTCCGTTTTATCAATCAAACTCAGCAATCTGTTTTTCTAACGGGAAAAGCCGGGACAGGTAAAACCACGCTTTTAAAAGAAATCATTGCTACAACTCATAAAAACACGGTAGTAGTGGCGCCAACTGGAATTGCTGCACTAAATGCTGGTGGAGTGACCATTCATTCGATGTTTCAATTGCCGTTTGGAGGATTTATACCAGATAATTCGGCTCCACAGTTTTCTGATACTACGAAATTCGAAACTAAAGCTACTCTGCGCAGACATTTTAAAATGAGCGGACAAAAGCGTGCTGTGATTCAAAACATGCAATTGCTTATTATTGACGAAGTTAGTATGTTACGTGCCGATTTATTGGATGCTATGGATTTTATGATGCAATCGGTACGGAAAAATCAAAGACCATTTGGAGGGGTTCAAGTATTGTTTATAGGAGATTTGTTACAACTACCACCAATCATTAGAGATGAAGAATGGCGTACACTTCGTACGTATTACAAAGGAAAATTCTTTTTCCATGCCCATGTCATGCAGCAGTACCCACCACTGTATATTGAACTTTCTAAAATCTACCGTCAAACAGACGATCGTTTCATTTCGGTTTTGAATAATCTGCGCAACAACGAGATTACGCCAACCGATATCCAAATGCTGAACGAATTTGTACAACCCAATTTTGACCTGAAAGCAAATAAGGGTTACATCACGCTAACGACACACAATGCCAAGGCCGATGTGATGAACACACAATCGCTTGAAGATCTGGAAGGAAAGCAAACTACTTTTCTACCGGTGATCACTGGTGATTTCCCAGAAAAAATATATCCTATCGATCCTAATCTGCAGTTGAAGGTAGGAGCACAGGTTATGTTCGTGAAAAACGATCTCTCTCAGGAGAAAAATTATTTCAACGGAAAAATGGGAGTTGTAAAAAACATGACCTCCAAAGAAATCTGGGTTCACTTTCCTGACGAAGACAAAACCATCGAAGTTGACAAATACGAATGGCAAAACATCAGGTATACTGTAAATGAGCTGACTAAAGAAATAGAGGAGGAAATTTTGGGAACTTTTGTGCATTACCCGATCAAATTAGCTTGGGCGATTACGGTTCACAAAAGCCAAGGACTGACTTTTGACAAAGCTGCGCTCGATGTATCGCAAGTTTTTCTGCCTGGACAAGCATACGTAGCATTATCACGTTTACGTTCCTTAAACGGGCTTATTTTACTTTCTCCGTTGCGTATGAATGGTATTTCAAACGATCAAGATGTGATGGACTATGCCGAGAATAAAGCTTCCGAAGAAACTTTGGCGAATGCCTTAAAACGCGAAACCAAGAATTTTATACTTAACTACCTGAAAAACAGTTTCGATTGGAATATATTGGCACAAGAGTGGCGCAACCACCAGTTTAGCTACAACGAAGATGCCGAAAACTCAGCCAAATCCAAACACGCTATTTGGGCCAAAAACCAAGCCGGAGTCATTTGGGAATTGCTCGATCCGTCTTCCAAATTTTTAGTACAACTAGACAAACTGTTCCACAGCGAACAAATGGAATTCAATCACATTTCCGATCGAATCAACGCCGCCTTCAATTATTTCATGGCACCGATGGATCAGTTGGTGTATGAAATCCTGTGGAAAATTGAAGAAGTAAAACGACTCAAAAAAGCCAAAGCCTTTTATGACGAATTAGTCATTCTAGACGATTTACAAACCAAAGCCGTATTACAGCTGATGAAAGCCAAGTTGATGGTCGCAACATTGGTAAACGGCGAAGCTATTTCGAAAGAAAAACTAACCTCGCCCGAAATCAAACAATACAAAACCATTAAGATGGAGCGTGTTTTCGAAGATTTCAAGAAATTGAACATCACGCTAATTGAAGACGAAAAAGATGCCGAACGTTACGCACCCAAGAAAACCGGCACCAAAGAACCCAAAAAATCGACGGTCGATCTAACGTATGAACTTTGGTTAGAAAAGAAAACCATTCAGGAAATCGCCATCATCCGCAAGTACAACCAGGAAACGATCATGACTCACCTCACTAAGCTGATTCAGTCCAGAACCATAACCATCGATCAAGTCTTGCCCGAAGAAAAAGTACTTGCACTCACCGAGGCTTTCAAAGGCTATAAAGAAGAATCCGTTTCTGGCCTAAAGGAGCAATACGGTGACACCTTCAGCTGGGAAGAACTCAGGATGTTCAAAGCCAGCTGGAATCTCAACTAA
- a CDS encoding OmpH family outer membrane protein, with protein sequence MKKALLLFIAMSISLVSCDKKAPEAKEFKTAYVDTAELMKEYNETKDLEAKYKGQAAEKGRQLEAEISRFKQDAANFQRNAQANGQEWAQKNGAELQRREQQLAQAQQGLQMQLQQESGKEMDSLVKGVKKFIKDYGKEKGYDYIYGTGDAASVLYAKDSYDITKDMIKLLNDKYKSAPKAEEVKK encoded by the coding sequence ATGAAGAAAGCATTATTATTATTTATCGCAATGTCAATATCACTTGTTTCTTGTGATAAAAAAGCGCCAGAAGCAAAAGAATTTAAAACGGCTTATGTTGATACAGCAGAGCTGATGAAAGAATATAACGAAACCAAAGATTTAGAAGCAAAATACAAAGGTCAAGCTGCTGAAAAAGGAAGACAATTGGAAGCTGAAATCAGTAGATTTAAGCAAGATGCTGCTAATTTTCAACGTAATGCTCAAGCAAACGGTCAAGAATGGGCTCAAAAGAATGGTGCTGAATTACAACGTAGAGAACAACAATTAGCGCAAGCGCAACAAGGTCTTCAAATGCAATTGCAACAAGAGAGCGGAAAAGAAATGGATTCACTTGTAAAAGGTGTTAAAAAATTCATCAAAGACTACGGTAAAGAAAAAGGGTATGATTATATCTACGGTACTGGTGATGCTGCTTCTGTATTGTATGCTAAAGATTCTTATGACATTACAAAAGACATGATAAAATTATTGAACGATAAATACAAATCAGCTCCTAAAGCTGAGGAAGTTAAAAAATAA
- a CDS encoding bifunctional 2-polyprenyl-6-hydroxyphenol methylase/3-demethylubiquinol 3-O-methyltransferase UbiG yields the protein MDITHKKHFLKVKDFSVSQESFDLYLDETLDMLVTHPQPSLDTLGKYYESADYISHTDSKRSLFERAYHFVKNIALKNKLDLINSYQPSKGLILDIGAGTGEFLAVAGKDGWKTVGVEPSDKAKGIAKSKGVSFVENTSQLESNTFDVISMWHVLEHVPNLDEQIKELKRLLKPTGTLIVAVPNFKSFDAKHYGHFWAAYDVPIHFWHFSKKAIELLFAKENMKLEKVLPMKFDSFYVSLLSEKYKNGKMNYFKAFFIGLQSNWKAKKNMEYSSHIYIINNN from the coding sequence ATGGATATTACACACAAAAAGCATTTTTTAAAAGTAAAAGATTTTTCCGTTTCTCAAGAAAGTTTCGACCTGTATCTAGATGAAACATTAGACATGTTAGTCACACATCCACAACCGAGTTTGGATACTTTAGGGAAATATTATGAAAGTGCTGATTATATTTCGCATACTGATTCTAAAAGATCATTGTTTGAAAGAGCATATCATTTTGTGAAAAATATTGCATTAAAAAATAAATTGGATTTAATTAATTCTTACCAGCCGTCCAAAGGTTTAATTTTGGATATTGGTGCAGGAACTGGAGAGTTTTTAGCAGTCGCTGGAAAAGATGGTTGGAAAACAGTAGGAGTAGAGCCAAGTGATAAAGCCAAAGGAATTGCTAAAAGTAAAGGTGTTTCTTTTGTAGAAAATACATCTCAATTAGAAAGTAATACATTTGATGTGATTTCGATGTGGCATGTTTTAGAACATGTGCCTAATTTGGACGAACAAATCAAAGAATTAAAACGATTATTAAAGCCAACAGGTACTTTAATTGTTGCAGTTCCTAATTTCAAATCCTTTGATGCCAAGCATTACGGGCATTTTTGGGCTGCTTATGATGTGCCGATTCACTTTTGGCATTTCTCTAAAAAGGCAATCGAATTACTTTTTGCAAAGGAAAACATGAAGCTAGAAAAGGTATTGCCAATGAAATTTGATTCATTTTACGTGAGTTTGCTTTCAGAAAAATACAAAAATGGGAAAATGAATTATTTTAAGGCTTTTTTCATAGGATTACAATCCAATTGGAAAGCCAAGAAAAATATGGAGTATTCTTCACATATTTACATCATTAACAACAACTAA